A single Thiohalobacter thiocyanaticus DNA region contains:
- a CDS encoding type II toxin-antitoxin system PemK/MazF family toxin, translating into MQTATTAKRGTCRPHSVSCTPMPITIHPKVGQILLCDFSSGFKVPEMVKSGRPVVVLSPTMKGRPNLVTVVALSTEPPDPVMPYHLELPRAALPQLSRFQERPSWVKGDMVYTVGFHRLELVRVGKRDPRTGKRLYFTQRLGREHMRQIYGCVLHGLNLGHLVPHI; encoded by the coding sequence ATGCAGACCGCCACCACTGCAAAACGTGGTACCTGCCGACCGCATTCGGTATCTTGCACCCCTATGCCAATAACAATTCACCCGAAGGTCGGCCAGATCCTGCTATGTGACTTCTCCTCGGGGTTCAAGGTACCGGAAATGGTCAAATCCGGGCGGCCCGTGGTGGTGCTTTCGCCCACCATGAAGGGACGCCCCAATCTGGTAACGGTGGTCGCCTTGAGCACTGAGCCGCCGGACCCCGTGATGCCCTATCACCTGGAGTTGCCACGTGCCGCACTGCCGCAACTGAGCCGCTTTCAGGAGCGCCCCTCATGGGTCAAAGGCGATATGGTCTACACGGTGGGATTTCACCGGCTGGAGCTGGTCAGGGTTGGCAAGCGTGACCCACGGACTGGGAAGCGCCTGTACTTCACGCAGAGACTGGGAAGGGAGCACATGCGGCAAATATACGGATGCGTGCTGCACGGCCTGAATCTCGGGCATCTGGTGCCGCACATCTGA